Genomic window (Oryza sativa Japonica Group chromosome 3, ASM3414082v1):
tgtaattgtAAGGTCTATTTCTCCTTCATTCTGTTTCAATGTTAGTTTGTGGATGTACAGAAATCAAGCTATGATTGATATAATACATTGCTTTGGCATAATGGCActcttatttttgttttatttaggAGAGTGCTGTGTATTAGTTTGTTCAGTTAATTCAATGTTGTATGTTTTACTGTGTCGGGAACTTACAGATGTTCTCTTTAGGTTTCTATCCATTAGTAAGTAGAGTTGTTGCTTTGCTTGAAACCATCAATTTGAATCTGTTTATAGAGATAGGCTGTTATTCCTGcttactattttttatatagttactTTGCCATCCGTTAATCAGGTTAAGAACAATAAATTGTGTCCATAATCAATGTTTTCAATGGAACTCACAAAATTTTGACAGAAACATGTTGCTTTCTTAGGTCAATCTCTagcatattgttttttttttgaattgttACTTGTTTCTGTGGTGTTATTACAGAAAGTGCTTACTTCCACTCTAGAATTTTATTACATTTTTGTCACAGCATATTCTGTCTGTAACATGTTATTCCTTTTTGTAACATAGATGGCCCGTACCAAGCAGACCGCTCGTAAGTCCACAGGAGGAAAGGCTCCCAGGAAGCAGCTTGCCACCAAGGTATAATTCTTTTCATACTTGCCTTTTGCTTTGTTAAACACAGAGTGATTTCGACAGATGGTCTTACATCACCATCTCTGTGCAGGCTGCTCGTAAGTCTGCTCCCACCACTGGAGGAGTTAAGAAGCCCCACCGTTACCGCCCTGGAACTGTTGCCCTCCGGTTAGTATCAAATTCCTGGGATGGTTACCTCCATGTGGTCTTTGATATGCTTTTGCTTATTTGTTTTGCTACTATTGTGCTTATAAAACAGTGAGATTCGCAAGTACCAGAAGAGTACTGAGCTTTTGATCAGGAAGCTGCCCTTCCAGAGGCTTGTTAGGGAAATTGCACAGGACTTCAAGGTTGGTATCTCAAAAGTTCATGGCATAATTTGATTGCTTTCAAATTTGGATTGTTTGTGATGGCTTATCGATTGAACTTGGCTTTGTTGTTTTGCAGACCGATCTGCGTTTCCAGAGCCATGCTGTCCTTGCCCTCCAGGAGGCTGCGGAGGCATACCTTGTTGGTCTCTTCGAGGACACCAACCTGTGCGCCATTCATGCCAAGCGTGTGACCATCATGCCTAAGGACATTCAGCTGGCTAGGAGGATTCGTGGTGAGAGGGCTTAAATTCCCCTCGGCGATTCCTTTGACAAATGAAGCATGCGTCGTAGTGTTAGTAGTGGGTTTTAATCTTTTGCTTATAAGAACAATCTGAGTAGGGTGTATTTTGTGGAACAATATGTTTCTCATGATGGTGCTGTATTCGTCTTATTGGTGGATCTGTCAAAAATACTCAGCATATTGTCAGTGTGTCTGGTGACTCTTATTTTGTTAGTCTGATTCGTTTGCGTCTTATTCTAGCGGTGCTGCCTCTTTGGCACTGTGCATGGCTAGATACAATTACATTGTAATTCACCTGTCTCTAATCCGTGTTAATGTAAGTGTTCCGTTGCTGTCCGTGTGAATTGTGTGATGCTAATTTCGCTTGGCTTTGGCTCTGTAAACCACAAAGATTAGGTTCAAATTTATACTATGTTTTAACTAGGGCAAAGAATCTTGTGTGGTATAGACCGTTTTGATGATTCATGTTGTATTTATTGGTACCCTTGAAATTTTGTGGTATTCTTTGAATTTTTTGGCCGGATGCTGAGGTTATATTCAAATTCACAAAGTCACATTTTTGTGCGAGGTGGTCGATTGCTTACGAACAACAAACATATCTTAAATTTTGaatattcagaatttcagacgATTGCAGACGTTAAATGAGGAAAGTACGGCTCCCTTTGAATTGAAGGAAGGaaatatatatgaattttagaggattttattcttataggaattttttctaCAAAGCCTTGAATTAAAGGAATGAACCCTATGAAATCCtatcaaatcctatgaaattcctatggaatatcttttgagtctttatctctactcaaatttttgtgttttttcctgtggtccaatcaaacgcgttttttctgtgttttgcaatcgtctgttttacacttatatttatgttaaaattctatattttttctatttctctatttttttatttatttgattcaaaggggcctacACGTGATTTCCTTGAGAATAGAAGCCCACAAGTCCCAGTGGACCCTGCACCAAACAGCTTTTATTCATTCCAATtccaagagaggagagaaatataattatatagcaCAGCACATAAGAGTACTAGTGAGTAACCAGTGAGTAGTACGCCCGGAGCTCGCATCGCATCACCGGCTGAGAGAGATCCTAATTCCGAGATGGCCACGACGCGGGGGCAGCTGCCCGTCGAGGACGTGCTGCGCGTGAACGGGAGCCGGCGAttcgccgccgcgctggccgccgcctcccccttcgcctccctcgccgacgccctcctcgccgcccgccgcatcTGGCTCAACGAGGTAGGTATTATTATACTCCTACCTTTCTAACCACCACATCCCCCCgcggttgatgatgatgatgatgctcgCTGCTCATGGCTGGATATGGTTTGTTGGCCCGCCGATCGGATCGTAGGTGGACGTCAACGGGTGGCTGGAGGCCTTCGCCGCGCACCCGGCCATcggcaccacctcctcctccgcccccaaGTCGGTGCctctctttccttcttcctttagtttttttagtggagtagtttttttttctttttgggtttGTTTGTTGTCGATCTCCACTGTCTGTCGCCGAGAGCGGATTGATTTGCTTAAGAGCTCCTAGAAGGAAACTCCCTCAGCCAAGATGCTTTGCTCAACTTGTTCAAATCATCCATCCTATGGAGAAATTCACTCTGCGGCGTTATCAGTTTTGACGAATAGAGAGATCTGAATTATCAATGCCCGTACTGGCTTACAATACAGAGAGGCATAGCCGCATAGTACATGTTCATGGTGTTCTCAACTACCTTAATTTACAGACCTCTACAACCTTACATATTGTGCCACTAATGTAAGGTGGTTCAAGACGAGTCTAGTCTGATATATAAAATCACACTAGCCAAAGCCAATAAACAAATGAATAAAGAGAATCAGGTAGTTTTCATCAACAAGTACACAAGGGTGGACAAGTAGAAAGTGCTTAATTGGTGGTTGGGAGCTCTTGCATTATTTGAGTGTATATGCCCTTTAAAAGCTAGTACCAtggtaggaaaattttgatttgcTTCGTGGGGGTATTAGGTGGTGCAAGGAGGAGCAATCAGCAGCGCTTGCAACTGCCACTGATTCGACCGCGCAGGTGCTGCAGCTTTCTTTGCCATCATTTTCTTGCATGTTTTACAGTACTTGCAGGCTCAATATGCTTCTTTTCACCTGCTGTAGGAGTTGGCAGATTGGAATGCCAGGTATAGGGAGAAGTTTGGGTTTGTGTTCATGATATGCGCGTCTGGGAGGACTGCCCCTGAGGTCTTAGCGGAGCTTAAGGTCTGGATATGCTCTTCTATTACCTGATTAGTATTCTGTGCTTATTTATCTCTTTTTAACTAGCGCTCGTATGTTTAGATGATTGTTCTCTATGAGTAATGACGAACTGTGACCTGTGGAATAACAGTAAAATGAGAGCCATAGAAGTAACACTGTTTCTAAGGGATACACATGTTAAATTTATCTCTGACACTGTTTGCTGGATAACCTATTTCTTAGCATGACAAGCATTTCATATACAACTAAGCTTCATATAATGACTTCCTTTCCATTGTTGAAGTTATCTTATTACCATCCTGCTCTTTCAGAGGCGCTATGAAAATAGGCCAATTGTTGAACTTGAGATCGCAGCACAGGAAGAACTGAAGATAACTGAACTGCGTCTTGCAAAGCTTTTTGCATCAGAGCCTGTTGCCCCCCCTTCTTCAACGGTTGGAGGTCCTACTAGCCAATCGGATAAAGCAGCAGGTACTGAAACAGTTTTATCTGCTGTTAATAAATGCATGCTCTTTATTCAACATATTCGAGGATTTTCCGTGTACCTATCCAATATACTTATCCCAATGGTCCTCATTAAGTTTCTTGGATTGGTAGTTCCCATGCCCACATTTATTTTTTGACTGAGCAGCTGTGCTGTGCATTTTTGGGCTTTTCGCATATAGTCTTTTCCATGACGAAGGCTACACTTTGATGTTTTCCATGGTCATGGTTGCACCTCATAGGTTagtacatcattttttttctcagaaataaGTCCTGATATCCAATACTAAAGGAACTATATTTTTTCTGACtctaaaaaagtaaaaaagaaatgcAGTTCACCTAGTATTTTGGTTCACTTAATTTGCAGAAAAACGCACTGTAGTACTGTATAGATTAGTAGttgcaaacttttttttctgatgTTAATGAGCAACCTAGTGTTGACATGATTACACGCAGCAACTTTGCTTACTATTGACCTCCGATCCATTTTCTTATCTATATGTATTATCTCTTGGCATATAAAACTGTAACTGAAAACAAGAAATGAAGTAATTCATATGTGGAGTAAATAAGTAATGAACTAACTTTACGGAATGAGCATATCCTGGAAAGGCATCTCCTGGGCATCGCTTATCATCAATATTTGAAAGTTGAACTAGCTGCGACAATTAACCTGTACGTTATAATTAACATCACTTTATTTTCCTTCGCATGTTGTGTTGTGGAAGTGTAGCATACTACTAATGGTTTTATAATTATTCTGCT
Coding sequences:
- the LOC4333019 gene encoding histone H3.3 — protein: MARTKQTARKSTGGKAPRKQLATKAARKSAPTTGGVKKPHRYRPGTVALREIRKYQKSTELLIRKLPFQRLVREIAQDFKTDLRFQSHAVLALQEAAEAYLVGLFEDTNLCAIHAKRVTIMPKDIQLARRIRGERA
- the LOC4333020 gene encoding uric acid degradation bifunctional protein TTL isoform X1, with amino-acid sequence MATTRGQLPVEDVLRVNGSRRFAAALAAASPFASLADALLAARRIWLNEVDVNGWLEAFAAHPAIGTTSSSAPKWCKEEQSAALATATDSTAQELADWNARYREKFGFVFMICASGRTAPEVLAELKRRYENRPIVELEIAAQEELKITELRLAKLFASEPVAPPSSTVGGPTSQSDKAADRMRIIGAHLGSHTQHSANKAPEITGSSNRTRPPITTHVLDVARGSPASGIEVHLEMWKDASTPPSFNNKDFNGWATLGSSVTNNDGRSGQLMDIVNNVAPGFYRISFNTSKYAPSGFFPYVSIIFEIKKNQTTEHFHVPLLHSPFSFTTYRGS
- the LOC4333020 gene encoding uric acid degradation bifunctional protein TTL isoform X2, producing MATTRGQLPVEDVLRVNGSRRFAAALAAASPFASLADALLAARRIWLNEVDVNGWLEAFAAHPAIGTTSSSAPKWCKEEQSAALATATDSTAQELADWNARYREKFGFVFMICASGRTAPEVLAELKRRYENRPIVELEIAAQEELKITELRLAKLFASEPVAPPSSTVGGPTSQSDKAAAPEITGSSNRTRPPITTHVLDVARGSPASGIEVHLEMWKDASTPPSFNNKDFNGWATLGSSVTNNDGRSGQLMDIVNNVAPGFYRISFNTSKYAPSGFFPYVSIIFEIKKNQTTEHFHVPLLHSPFSFTTYRGS
- the LOC4333020 gene encoding uric acid degradation bifunctional protein TTL isoform X3; the encoded protein is MATTRGQLPVEDVLRVNGSRRFAAALAAASPFASLADALLAARRIWLNEVDVNGWLEAFAAHPAIGTTSSSAPKWCKEEQSAALATATDSTAQELADWNARYREKFGFVFMICASGRTAPEVLAELKRRYENRPIVELEIAAQEELKITELRLAKLFASEPVAPPSSTVGGPTSQSDKAAGSSNRTRPPITTHVLDVARGSPASGIEVHLEMWKDASTPPSFNNKDFNGWATLGSSVTNNDGRSGQLMDIVNNVAPGFYRISFNTSKYAPSGFFPYVSIIFEIKKNQTTEHFHVPLLHSPFSFTTYRGS